The Fusarium oxysporum f. sp. lycopersici 4287 chromosome 1, whole genome shotgun sequence DNA segment CCGAAGACTCTGGTGGTCCCTGGTCCTCTTCGACTCCCGAGTTAGTGCCTTGGGAGATCATAAACCGACGAGTCTAACCCCAGGTTGGGATTGCGCGTTGCCCATGAATGTCAGCGATTCTGAACTTCGGGAGGAAACTAAAAATGCACCAAAAGTCCAAGAACAAGCTACCGAGGCTATCTTTTCTATTGTCAGGAGCGAACTTGGGGAGTATACACGGAATAGTCCGTTTTATATCGCGTTTACGAATCCATTGATGAAGCCGTTGGCGAAGAAGCTCCCTGAAGGTGGAGACGTTACTTTGGAGAGAGTGATAGAGGAAAAGTATCTCAAGTTTTGTGATGCTGATAACCGTCTTCACTACATGACCCTTTGGACGGCAAGGGGTAGTATCGCAACATGCCGCTTGATGAACGACTTCCTAGTGTATCTCGAATCTTCAGGTACGTACAACCAAGCAGACCACGAAGCAGCAGTCTCCTACGCCATTGATTGGCTAGAATGCGATGCGAAGCTCTCAAGTTCACCCCTCACAAAGGGTTTCCGATGGTTCCTTCGACTGTATTTCCCTTTTCCTGCATACATACGAATTATTCAGCACTTGAAGACCCAGCCCTTCAGCAATATTGCCGAGAGGGGATGGAAAGTTATGAAGGATAATTATGAAGCTCGGTGTGAGGGAGCAGATGTCGACAGATGGCATCCCATCTTCAAGCCATTTGCAAACATTGTTCTGTACGCTTGGGATACGGTCAAGAAGGCACATGAACAAGCGGAAAGGGAGATAGAGACGCCAGAGTTGGTGGACTTTATCAACAAAAAGACCGCGGATATGTCCCTGGATGGAAATGAGTCAACCGGCTCGCAAACTCAGGGTAATACTGGGATGGAAATGGACGGTGTTCAGCTTCAGATGCCGTTTGGTTTTGGTGACCCGGGCATGTTCTTCAACATGGGTGGACAGCCTGGCTTTGATCCTGTTACTTCGGCACCGTATATGGCGGGTAGTGCGCCGTTGACTGTGAATATGAACCAGCTTAACTGGAATTCGATGAACTGGGGAATGGCAGGGATGGGTGAAAATGGAAATTGGTAAATATCTAGAACTTcagttatattaattaggTATATTCAAAAACAAATGAGCCTTCCCTCTCAGGCTTCTTCCTGCCTATCAGCCTCCTCTATATCCTGTCCGGCGTCTCTAGCTGCTCGACTCATTGCCACTCTTTCACCGTGGTTTTCATATTCTGGGTTATATATAAGGTGCTTGCAACCAAGATGATCAACGATGACGGGACATGATCTCATGTCGAACACAACCAAGACAAGCCCTATGAGTCTGCGAGCCGCAAAGAGAAAAATGATCGAAACCATTGCAAACTCGATTCCCCACAGTGGGTAAGCCATAAAAAGACCGAGCAAAGTTGCCACTGTAAACATGGTTGCGGCATGAGCGACAACACCCTTTTGGAGACTGGGTGAGCTGGTCAAATCACATCCTATTAACCAATTATAAAGTTCTGGGTATCCGATATCTTGGGAGCGCTTTTTAAGCATTTCCTTGGTAGTCCGAGGACTTGTAAAATCTGTCTGCATGGGCATGTCTCGTCTGTGCTCAGGGGGTTGTCCTATCGACTGGGAACGggtgttgatgccaagaGACGATTCGAGATTcgcttcatcaacatgagCTTTCTCGATTAGATTGAGCTTCTGCTTATAGTCTAGTCCAAGTGTAAGCGACATACCCAGGAATCAagtgaaagaagaaaacattACCAGCGTGGCTCTCCATAGCTACCAATATTGGAAGTGCAAGCAGTGCTAACGGCACAACTTGGCCAAATCCCATGTTGTTGGGATTACCTGACATGCCTGTCGTCACAGCGCGCGAAACGAAAATGGTCACAATCCCATAGACATTTCCTGTCCAGAGCCAGAATAGCCTCCAGACGAAGGACCCTCGACACTGATGGAATGTCCATGTTTCAGCGGCCAATGTGACGAGAAGCCTAACCTTTCTTTTTGATGTAATATCCGAGGTTAAAATCGACAAAGCTTTGAACCTGAGCCATTTGTTCAAAAGAGGCTCTCGCTTGGATTCCCTGATTTCCCTCATCAGCTCTTTAAATTTGAATTTCGCACCCTTGGGCTTAAAGAGTATGGATCTTCTTTGTTGATAGTCGTTCTCGCTGTCCGTCCTAGCTTGTATTCCTCCGCCTGAGATCAGTTGCAGAATGGAACGGATTGCCCGAGACTCGATTTCGATATCACCAAGATCTCGGTGATTGTCAGTTGTGGTTTGGTCTTCTAATCTTCTAAGTGTTTGAATTTCAATTTCCCCAATGACTGAGTGCTGTTGAGAATCGAAGTCTACTCGATTCCGTTCGGTGGTAGGCCCATTGGCCTTGCCATCTACTGGCTGCTCTCGATACAGAAGCTGGACGATATCGTACGTGCCATAAAGTACAGCAAGTGGAGCAAACATCTGCATGATAAGGCTAATATAATCCACAtcttccatcttctcatTCATTCGATAGTCCTGAAGGGTGCAGGTTAAGTAGACGTGACTCGACATGTCCCAGGTGTATGATAGTCGGATAGTGAGAAGGAAGACGAGCATTCCTGAGCCTGTGACCATAGCAAGAACACGTATTAGCTTGGCAGTGCCACGGCCCTTGAAGCGTTTTATATAGAATGGGAAACTCCCAAGGTGTACTGTGGCTGCGAGACAACCCAGGGCTATAACAATTTTGGTGGAATAAATGGTGATGCTGTCCTGGATGATGAAGGACGCGATAAGGATGGATGCCTGGGAAACGAGAATCTGGTCACTTATAGCAACCATGAAGGCCATGAAGGCATGCGTACGCTCCCTTCTGCTTTGGACGACCTTTGTGCGTCTGGTTTTGGGGAACTTGGCCCTTAGTCGGCGGTAAAGCCAACGAGCCCCAGCAACCATTACAGCATCGCCCGAATTCAGAAGTCGCGGAGGTACTGAGAGTGTAAGGAAGGCGAGAATTAGAGTAGCCAATGCTATCAACGATGTGATCAGGAAAGCAGCTTGTACCTGAGATTCCGTAAGACCGCGATGTTTCGAATGATTGGCAATCCACTTACTCCTGGTCCAGCGATATCCGCATCAAATTCGACCTCTTCTTTAGAAACAAGGCTCCGAAGCCTTTCTGGTGAGCAGTCCATTAACAGAAAACCTAGCCTGACTTTGCGTAAGTCAAGCTTTAGTGCTCGAGCGTTATGCACAAAGAATAAGGTTGCGCAGAGACACAAGATTGATAAAGGTAAATAACTTAGAGcaagaatgagaagagtTCTTTAATAATCTCTCTGCATTCGTTTTCTAGATGCTATAAATAGACAACTGTCTCAATGATTGGGGGTTAAACGCCACTTGTCAGCCACGAGCCTGATGTCATGTTACAGTTGCACCAACAATTCATCGGTAGTGATTGGACGTTCGAGTTGAAAAGCTTACGCAAATACAGACTGCGCCGCAAAATGGAGATTAATAATGAATATTAAGCACATTTTTCTGTACTTCTCGAAAAGCTACTTCTCTTTTTGGGCAGTTTTTAATGTATTAAAGTTCAAAAAATAGAGTTAAACTCAAGATACAGTTCGATCTAACATATAATTCCCATAACCAATACTACCATATAAACTCCTGTGTACATGAAGTTTGAGATGCAAACTGCCCTTCAAGAACATTACTATATGTGCGAGACTTACAGTCGAGCCAAAAGCAAATGCCGGTGACCCGTCATTTCGATGCCGATATGATGAAGTGGGCCACGACACCCACTTGTCCGTTTCTATGCCTTCAACACGCGGCGAAGACGTGATGATCTGCATTCTCCCCTTTTAGTCGGCTTCTGTGAATACCGACGCGACGGTCTGTGTCCATCTCGGCTGTTGTATAGCACCGATACCCCGATTCGGTGCTGAAGATCTACACAGAGAAGGGTCCGAGCGAGATGAAATTCAAGGAAACTGGCTAGACTAGGAGcgttgttgagaatgacACAATAAGTGGGAATTACGGAGCATTCACCCTTTTAATGGACTAGTATCTATCAAAAGTACATATTTAGTGACAAAATACAGCGGGAGTAACACGGTTAAAGGATTTCGTTTTCTCGTTGAGGGATATATCAAACCGATATCTATCGGTACACAGCCTTTCTCGAACAATTCTCGGAGAAAATGTACTAAATAATGACCCTCGCACGGCTGATTCGGCACTCAGTGGGCTAAATGCAGATCCCCAATCTCCGTGAGGCAGCAATGCCGTCCGTGGAAAATCCGCGCGAGATGTATGCCGCCATTTTAGCCACCATCCACGGCCCGATGCGGTAGCAGAGGTAATTGAGGCCATGAGACGTATATCCGTACGAGAAATATTCCTCCAATATTTATATTTAGGCCTCATGCCATGAAGTGATCTGAAAAATCAGTCTTTACACAGAGAATTTCAAGTCATCCCTATTTTAAACAACATTGAACACATTTACTATCAACTCTTCTCTACCATTATTAGGATTATTGAAAATAGCTATGCGAGCTGATATCCAACACTACGATGCCCCCGTTTCAGGCGGTGCGTCAAACCAAAACGGTGATACCATCGAGAAGTGTCATATCAACAACGAGTCGAACATTAAACATCGTGTCTTGATCGACCTCATTCACGAGATTGCCACAAACGATCCTGATAGAGCTTTTACTTAcactccatcatcatctgacCCTCAAGATGGTTGGAAGCCAGTGACTCACCTCCAACTCGCAAACGCCGTCGACCACCTCGCCCACGACATCTCCAAAACCGTTACCAAAACCTCAGACGACGAGGTTCCAACAGTGGCATATATCGGCCCCAGTGACTTTCGATACACGGTCATTCTTCTGGCTAGTGTTAAAGCAGGTTGCAAggtcctcttcatctcgcCACGAAATACTCCTGCTGTTCAGCTCTCGCTCTTCGATGCCACGAAGTGTCGATACCTTTATACAACCGATTCGTTTCGATCAATTATGCAGCCTTGCCTCGATCAGAGAACCATGGAAGTTTCCATGATAGGGAGTATTGATTATCTTCTGTCAGTGACTCCCAAGCCATTTCCCTACAGCAGGTCCATCGAACAGGCGCGATGGGACCCCCTAGTTGTTCTTCACACAAGCGGTTCCACGGGAGTCCCCAAGCCCGTCTTCTTGAAACAGGGTATCATGTACGCCTTCGAAGAATTTCTCCATCTGCCCAAGTTTCATGGTTCTCCCTATCCTTTCAATGAATGGGCCGAACGGGCGAACAAGATCTTCCTCGGGATGCCCATGTATCATGCTGCAGGAACGTATCTCCCTCTATCCTCCATATACATTGGTCTTTCTACCGTTATGCCACTTCCCAACCAGCCGTTGAACGTTGATACAGCTATGGAGTACTTGAATCGCAGTGGTGCTGATGGTGCATTGCTGCCCCCTTCTGTTATCGATGGATTGGCCGCTTCTGAGGAGGGTATGGAGGCTTTGGCCAAGCTCAAACTCCTTATTACTGGCGGAGGTAAGTCAATACACTCTCTACTACCTGTGCGTGGTATTGACCTTTTGATAGGGAGCCTATCAACCGAGGCCGGGAACATGCTAGCAGACAGAGGCGTCGTCTTGAGGAACGTCATTTCATCAACTGAGTAGGCATCTTTTTCTCGTCGACTTTACGCAGAGACTAATGAAACCAAGACTGTTTCCTTTGGCGCCTTATAGTCCCCAAGACCCAAAGCTGTGGCGATACTTCATCTTTAACGACGAAGCCATGGGCATTGACTGGCATCGTCATGGCTCGAATGAGTATGAGCTTGTAGTCCGTCGCAAAGCATCGGATCCCGGCAACCAAGGCTGTTTCTACAATTTCCCTGAATTATCTGAATGGCGTACGAACGACATCTTTCAACCTCACCCAACACTCAAGGATCACTGGCTATACAAAGGTCGGGCCGACGATATCCTTGTTTTCTCAAATGGTGAGAAACTCAATCCACTTACCACTGAGGGTATTGTTTCGGACCACCCTCTCGTTAAGTCAGCCCTTGTCGTCGGTCAAGGAATGTTTCAGGCAGCTCTCATCATTGAGCCCATCGCGGAAGCGCAACCGAGAGACGAAGCTGAGACCAAAGCTTTACTCGAAAAGATCTGGGCGGCCATTGAGAAGGCGAACGCTGAAACCGTGGCGCATGGACGAATTGCCGCCAACTTTGTCGCTTTTGCCGACCCTGCTTTACCGTTTCCTCGCGCTGACAAGGGGACCATACAGCGTGGTAAGGCTGTCAGCATGTACGCTGACTTCATTTCAGCTCTGTAcgagaaggctgagatgcTTGGAGATGGTCCATCTATCGCACTTGACTTAAGTAACGACGACACTTTGACTGGATCTATCATCAGTCTGTTTGTTACCAAGCTTGGAGTTGAGAAGCTCGAACCGGATAcagacttcttctctgtgGGTGTGGACTCACTACAAGTGATGACTGCGACGAATCTGCTACGCGAAGCCTTGCACAGATCTGGTATTGAAACCTCGACAATCACGCCTCGAGTCATCTACCGCAACCCCACGGCAAAGGTGCTGGCTGAGTACATCCAGTCCTTACGAGATGGAGTAAgcgacgatgacgaagagacCCATGAGATCAaccagatcaagaagcaggTCTCGAAGTACACCAAGAACCTCCCAGCGCCTAGGACTGGAAAGCAGGCGCCTCTAGACGACGGTCAAACAGTCATCGTCACGGGTACAACTGGTTCTCTGGGAGCTTACATGCTTGACCAGCTCTGCTGTTTAGAGTCCGTCAAGAAAGTCATCGCCCTCAACAGAAGTGAGGATGGTGGTTTATCCAGACAGCCTTCAGTCAACGAATTCCGTGGTTTGACAACAGACTTCTCTAAAGTGGAGTTTCTCCACGCCGATCTATCGCTTCCCGACCTTGGTTTGGGTCAGTCTAAGTACgattctcttcttgctgatGCCGATCGTGTCATTCACAACGCTTGGCCTGTGAACTTTAAGTTCACTATGTCTTCGTTCGAGAGCCATGTTCGAGGCGTACGACATCTCATCGACTTTTCTTCTGCGGCAGTGAAGAATGTACCTATAATCTTTATCTCGAGTATCGGAACTGTCGATCGATGGTCGTTACCCGACGCTGTCCCTGAGGAGGCGTTGCATGACCTGACCTTACCAAGCATGGCCTATGGACGATCCAAGCTCGCTGCAAGTCTTATTCTTGACGTGCTGCAGAGCAATCCGGCGTTCCTACTCTTTCGTGCGAGTGGACAAATCGCAGGTTCAAGGGGCGAAAAGGGNNNNNNNNNNNNNNNNNNNNNNNNNNNNNNNNNNNNNNNNNNNNNNNNNNNNNNNNNNNNNNNNNNNNNNNNNNNNNNNNNNNNNNNNNNNNNNNNNNNNNNNNNNNNNNNNNNNNNNNNNNNNNNNNNNNNNNNNNNNNNNNNNNNNNNNNNNNNNNNNNNNNNNNNNNNNNNNNNNNNNNNNNNNNNNNNNNNNNNNNNNNNNNNNNNNNNNNNNNNNNNNNNNNNNNNNNNNNNNNNNNNNNNNNNNNNNNNNNNNNNNNNNNNNNNNNNNNNNNNNNNNNNNNNNNNNNNNNNNNNNNNNNNNNNNNNNNNNNATAAAAGACTTCTATGGCGACAAGATGAAGTTGGTGAGTGTTGAAGAATGGGTTGAGAGATTGGAAGCTAGTGCAAAGGAGGAGAATGTGGACTTTGATAGGAATCCTGGCCTCAAGCTTTTAGATACTTATCGTGGATTGTTTGCGGTAGGGAAGGAGGTTCAGCCAGTTAAGTACGGGATGGAGAGGACCAAGAGCCATAGTCCGACGATGAGAGAGCTTGGGCCGATCACCCCCGAGCTGATGAGGAACTGGTGTCGCCAATGGGGATTTTAGTTCTCAGGTGACAACATCTCTATATGGATATTCGCATACTAGATACTCTATCACTTCCATAATGAATTGTCACTGTTCTTCTACCTCTATTTCCATGCTTCCCAGACGTCCCTCACAGTAATCGGCTTGATGTCTGGAAACTTGACCACCAGATCATCAATCCCCTGAATATCATTCGAACCTGTAGCCATCCCAATACCTGACAAAGCCAACATGGTTTCCATGCCACCGTGCATCTCCTCCGGCAATGCCTTCTTCATACTCGGTGTAAGGTCATTCTCACCTCTCTTCATCTGCTCGACAGAGAAATACTTAACATCAAACTTGACGCCCTTAACCTCCTCGGCCAATCTGACGGCTTCGTTAAGAGTCATGCGGTTTGTGATGATGGCGTATCTGCGCTTCCAGTCTGgaagatcgagaagagcaACGGTAAATTTTGCTGCGTCTGTAGAGTGAGTGAAGACGACGGGAGTGTTTCCATCGCCTGGAATTACTGCTGCATTGTTTTCCGGGTCGATTATTATGTTTGCAGCGCGGATGTGGGTCGGGATACGTGGGGCGGCCCAGTAGTCTAGAAATAGACCGATTGAGACGAGGGAGAACTCGAGGTTGGTTTTTTCAAGGGCGTCTACTGCTTTGAGCTTCCATTGGTAGGAAGGGACATGGGCGATGTTGCTGGTAAGTCGTTAACCAAATCATATATCTCGCAAAAGTAAAACATGATACGTACTCTTTGGTGTAGACCATTCCGAACTCACTCGGCAAGAATCGCTTAGTACAGGTTGATCTCTCCGCCGCTGCGATGAGGTTCAGCTGAGCTTGTCCGCTCTCATCATTGTCGATCGGAAGCATGGATATAACCGTGCCGACCTGCTCAGACTCAAGAAGCGAAGTCAAAGAATTTACATCGGAGTAGTCGACAGCCCGCGTCTCCGGACCAGTAGCCTTTCGCGAAAGGATGATGTAGTCGTGAGTCTTGGCTGCCTCGAGGGCATCGACGATTGTCCGGCCCAAACCGGACGAGCCACCAGCGACAGCGACTTTACCCATGATGAAACAAATTTATTATGAGATGAGTTACTGGTAGGTAGTGATGTTGCGATGGAAGATGAACTATATATGCAAGGCTGTTAACGGAGCTGAACGTGCGGAGCGGAGTTTTGGTCGCGGAGTTAAAATCCACAGCCCTCCCTGCATTAGCTGAAGAATAAATGGGGCACTAGACCCTTATTTCCGTATTAATATTCGTATTAGAGCAGACTTACTTGTGTTGGGATACTTTTCGGATTTCTCAACGGAGTGACAGATTGGTCACGGGTAAGGTACATCATGAGCTTCAGTGTGTAAATGAGGTAAGGGGCGTGATAAGGTATATCTCGGGCAGAGTCAACGTTAAATTTCGCCGATAAAGGTTTAACTACTGACTGAATCCTGGCATAAATATTGACTGCGAAGAGAATGAGTATAGGCTGTTTATTCTACTCACTGTCGTACGTCTACAGCAGAGTCGATCTACTGTATATTGCAAACTATGCGAACCCAGGCCAGCTTCCATAAACTTCCCACAGCCAACTTTAACTTTACCAGAGTCACCAGATAGCAAAACTTCTCAACTTAATCTTGGATTGCCTTTCCTCCTGAGGCAACTAGGGCACATCATGTTGGATATTATTTCTGCCAGTCAAGCGGAGGTTAACCTTTCCATCACATCATCGTCTTTCGTCACACAAAGCCCGTCAACCTCACAAACCATCAACCTTCCAGCACCCGCGACTCAGCAATGATCCTATCCATGACACCTCGCATGTCGAGGCAGGTTCCCTATGGAATTCCACTACGACAACTACAAGCCCATCGACTTCAGAGCGGAATAACACCCCCACAGAGATTGCAACAGACACAGCCGTATCATTCGCCACGGAGACAAATCTTCGTGATGAAAATCGTAGATACCAATCGTCATGGTGGTATGCCTGGCTTATGGAGCACTTTAGGAGGAACGATTGTAAGCTAACCGGCAATTTGCGGACCATGGCGCTGACTGGCCCTAGTGACGTATACAAACATCGGGCTGGGCTCGACAATATTTGTTGCGGCTATGGAGTCTATGTATCCTGATGGGCCTCCTAGCAAGGAGGAATTGCAGGCGATGGATGATACGGCTATTGTCAGCCGTATCAGCTCGCCTCCTAAACGATGGGAATCTTGAGATTTACGAATTCTCTAACTCTATTTCcactcttgttcttcaatgTTTATCTCCTCTCTTGATATTTTGATATAGTATTTACGGCAATGAAATGGCTGTATGCACTCTCAGGGTACTGGCCTCTTGGATGCTCATCCAATTCGTAGGATATCCCCCTTTGAGTACAGTAAATAGAACGCACGCCGTGATATCTGATAGTTTATCGCTCTGCACAGAGTTGCAGCGTTCCTTTTATCCTACCAATCAATCGACTATGACCAAGCATGCTCTCATAACGAAACAGACGCGTCCTCCGCAAGGCTGAAAGCTTATCTTCTGATCTCACGTATTCCATCGATGTAGGAACTGAATCATCAGGCAGCAATTGTTccacttcttttcttccaaTGTTCGTTTACGCTTACGTTTCTTTCTTACTCATACATGGCGTTACATCAATGTCACGTCTCCCCAGTAATGCCAAGCGAATATACTTGGCACAAAACATGACTGCTCACTCCATCGGCCAACCGACCTTCCCTTCCAGAAAAGTGATCTAGGGTTACAATACGATGAACACACCTGAATACGAATGCTCAGGGACAAATCTTCCTGTTTATGGCCCTTGATACTACTAATCTTTTGGTGAGTGATCTTTTTGGCCGCGTTAAACCGACAGAGTTCTATCTGATTAGTATCTTGGCAGTAAGACTATTTGGCTTAGCCCGGATATGTCGTAATCCATTTTTAAGCATAAGCGGGCAGCTTATCTGTGTTGCTATCAGCCAAGGAATAGCCAAGACACTTTAATCCAAAACCCCAACTTAACCTTGACTCGCCTGAATCTCCAAAAGCCCAGACACGAGTCCCAAGAAAAGGGGCGACTGTTTAGAATCGGATACCAACGGCAAACGGGGAAACGGAAATAACTCCAAGACGCTACAATCACAAGCCCAAGGCGCTATAACTGACACTGACAAAAGCACCTGCTGAATGCAGAGTCCGTCGATAAGCACTACCCCAGATAACAGCATTGGCATTTCCTTGGCGAGTCCTTTCATCCTTGGGGTATCTTTCTTTCAACACGTGAGACATGGGATGTTGGTTCTTTCTGGCCTTCCTGTTATGTCGCTTGGCGGGAATATCACGAGATGGGGTATCGCATTGGCACGCGGTGCGGATTGGAGATGCGCTTGCTTGGCGGTGATATAAAGTGGTTCGCTCGCGCCAAGATCGAGGGCAATTGGCCCAAGGCCAACAAGCTGAGATGTCTTGGCTGCCCCGGGGAAATCCAATTATGAGCGTGTTGTTAATCGCACGCGTCTCGGCGAGATATTGGGATGCTGGGCATTTCTGGGGTTCTGGGGTATATATCGAGGGGACGCGATCCACCTTGTGGAGAGGTCGATCAGCttcgttcttctctcttATACCCATTTTCTTAATTCTCTCTTTAGTAAATAGCTGTTTGAGAACTAGGCAATCATGGCTGTCGCCGAAAAAGGCCAGAAGCCAGGCATGGCCAAAAGAATCTTTCTCATGCTCGCACCAGACTCAGCAAAAGACGACGATGGCCGCGATAACTTCAACTCCCGCTCGCAATTCGTCCTCTGCGCTATGGGCGGTGCTGTCGGTCTAGGAAACCTGCTGCGCTTCCCCTCCGTCGTCTTCAACAACTACGGTCTGCAGTTCTTCATCCCTTACGCCGTCGcgctcttcctcatcggtATTCCAATCCTCATCCTCGAAATCACCCTTGGTCAGGCCTATCGCGGTGGTTGTGTTATCGCCTGGAATAATGTGAACCATCGCGGTAAGGGTATTGGACTGAGTATG contains these protein-coding regions:
- a CDS encoding hypothetical protein (At least one base has a quality score < 10), whose amino-acid sequence is MRADIQHYDAPVSGGASNQNGDTIEKCHINNESNIKHRVLIDLIHEIATNDPDRAFTYTPSSSDPQDGWKPVTHLQLANAVDHLAHDISKTVTKTSDDEVPTVAYIGPSDFRYTVILLASVKAGCKVLFISPRNTPAVQLSLFDATKCRYLYTTDSFRSIMQPCLDQRTMEVSMIGSIDYLLSVTPKPFPYSRSIEQARWDPLVVLHTSGSTGVPKPVFLKQGIMYAFEEFLHLPKFHGSPYPFNEWAERANKIFLGMPMYHAAGTYLPLSSIYIGLSTVMPLPNQPLNVDTAMEYLNRSGADGALLPPSVIDGLAASEEGMEALAKLKLLITGGGSLSTEAGNMLADRGVVLRNVISSTELFPLAPYSPQDPKLWRYFIFNDEAMGIDWHRHGSNEYELVVRRKASDPGNQGCFYNFPELSEWRTNDIFQPHPTLKDHWLYKGRADDILVFSNGEKLNPLTTEGIVSDHPLVKSALVVGQGMFQAALIIEPIAEAQPRDEAETKALLEKIWAAIEKANAETVAHGRIAANFVAFADPALPFPRADKGTIQRGKAVSMYADFISALYEKAEMLGDGPSIALDLSNDDTLTGSIISLFVTKLGVEKLEPDTDFFSVGVDSLQVMTATNLLREALHRSGIETSTITPRVIYRNPTAKVLAEYIQSLRDGVSDDDEETHEINQIKKQVSKYTKNLPAPRTGKQAPLDDGQTVIVTGTTGSLGAYMLDQLCCLESVKKVIALNRSEDGGLSRQPSVNEFRGLTTDFSKVEFLHADLSLPDLGLGQSKYDSLLADADRVIHNAWPVNFKFTMSSFESHVRGVRHLIDFSSAAVKNVPIIFISSIGTVDRWSLPDAVPEEALHDLTLPSMAYGRSKLAASLILDVLQSNPAFLLFRASGQIADFYGDKMKLVSVEEWVERLEASAKEENVDFDRNPGLKLLDTYRGLFAVGKEVQPVKYGMERTKSHSPTMRELGPITPELMRNWCRQWGF